In one window of Anthonomus grandis grandis chromosome 11, icAntGran1.3, whole genome shotgun sequence DNA:
- the LOC126742069 gene encoding uncharacterized protein LOC126742069 yields the protein MSLKFALFALFVSTVFARSTSFTNENSIDDSETPRASSDSYSYLNDFRYMYKVYQECATQDVTSCLKLKLLAALDRAARSYNLNVLDGVSFVKDPEAVAAEEPVKSEAEIEANLPRALGEKDQALTGMILNKVGSFLETHTLQIKLPSSADLARSFSNSQEEEGRGKKGGGKKGGGGMLLLPLILGGTMVPLALGALALLAGKALIISKLALVLAGIIGLKKLLAGNSGHHETPHVEVVSGHHGSGWGRSYDKEEAARLAYQAYQPKKEE from the exons atgtcgcTCAAGTTCGCGCTGTTCGCACTCTTCGTTTCGACGGTGTTCGCGCGCTCCACGAGTTTCACCAACGAAAACTCTATAGACGATAGTGAAACTCCCCGGGCCTCCTCCGATTCCTACTCTTACCTGAACGACTTCCGGTACATGTACAAGGTTTACCAGGAGTGCGCCACTCAGGACGTGACCTCATGTTTGAAGTTGAAGTTACTGGCCGCCCTGGATAGGGCCGCGAGGAGTTACAACTTGAACGTGCTGGATGGCGTCAGTTTCGTCAAGGATCCCGAAGCTGTCGCGGCTGAGGAACCGGTCAAGAGTGAAGCTGAGATCGAAGCTAACCTGCCGAGGGCTTTGGGGGAGAAGGATCAGGCGCTCACCGGGATGATTTTGAATAAAGTTGGAAGTTTTTTGGAAACTCATACGCTTCag ATCAAGCTCCCATCGTCCGCAGACCTCGCCCGTAGCTTCAGCAATAGCCAAGAGGAAGAAGGGCGTGGCAAGAAAGGGGGTGGCAAAAAGGGCGGCGGTGGTATGCTCCTGCTGCCCCTCATCCTCGGAGGTACCATGGTACCATTAGCGCTTGGTGCCTTGGCCCTTTTGGCTGGTAAAGCCCTCATCATTTCCAAATTGGCTTTGGTGCTGGCCGGTATCATCGGTCTCAAGAAACTTTTGGCTGGAAACTCCGGACATCACGAAACTCCACACGTGGAAGTCGTGTCTGGACACCACGGGTCTGGATGGGGCAGGTCGTATGATAAGGAGGAGGCCGCCAGGTTGGCGTATCAAGCGTATCAACCCAAAAAGGAGGAATGA
- the LOC126742324 gene encoding uncharacterized protein LOC126742324 has product MTRPEDHHISSNNITTMNFKVALCVVLCAAVASLHALPANEEARSNTIQTENDLLDAVYTDCLRKDSISCLKYKIYNFVDKNLGAKDTINVAEGVQIVKTGNGDTEGAPRAISSDDSIESLVFSRVARWLETHTFKVDLKGADIVNTVRSAARSFNDVIAEAEEEEATEEGRGKKHKKGGNKMMGPLMAAMALKAAVLGKLALWAIALLAGKALMIGKIALVLSSIIGIKKLLGSQNQGKHVTYEVVSHPQHSSSHVSTHEVTGYSGGSGHGGGYGGDVGGSYGGSAHGTWGRSIDAQQLAFRGQQPEQ; this is encoded by the coding sequence ATGACCCGCCCGGAAGATCATCATATCAGTTCAAATAACATTACGACGATGAACTTCAAGGTGGCACTTTGTGTGGTACTGTGCGCGGCCGTCGCGTCTCTACACGCCCTTCCCGCAAACGAAGAGGCCAGAAGCAACACGATCCAAACCGAAAATGACCTGTTGGACGCCGTGTACACCGACTGTCTACGCAAAGACTCGATCAGTTGTTTAAAGTACAAAATCTACAATTTCGTAGACAAGAACCTGGGGGCCAAGGACACCATCAACGTGGCGGAGGGCGTGCAAATCGTGAAAACCGGAAACGGTGACACCGAGGGAGCCCCACGGGCCATCAGTAGTGACGATTCGATCGAATCGCTCGTGTTTTCCCGTGTCGCCCGCTGGTTGGAGACACACACCTTCAAAGTTGACCTCAAGGGGGCGGACATCGTCAACACCGTCCGATCTGCCGCAAGGAGCTTCAATGACGTCATCGCCGAGGCCGAGGAAGAGGAAGCGACCGAGGAGGGCCGAggcaaaaaacacaaaaagggCGGCAACAAGATGATGGGCCCCCTGATGGCCGCCATGGCCCTCAAGGCCGCCGTCCTCGGGAAACTCGCCCTGTGGGCCATCGCCCTATTGGCCGGCAAAGCTTTGATGATCGGCAAGATCGCCCTGGTCCTCTCCTCGATCATCGGCATTAAGAAACTGTTGGGTTCCCAAAATCAAGGCAAACACGTCACTTACGAGGTGGTGTCGCACCCGCAACACTCCAGCAGCCACGTGAGCACCCACGAGGTGACCGGGTACTCGGGCGGTTCTGGACACGGGGGCGGCTACGGGGGCGACGTGGGCGGCAGCTACGGCGGTTCCGCGCACGGTACCTGGGGCAGGTCGATCGACGCTCAACAGTTGGCTTTCAGGGGTCAACAGCCCGAACAATAG